TTTCCGGATGTCCTGGATCGTTATGCCACGTCAGCGCAGGACTGTTTTCCGGTTGTCGACAAGGAAGGGAAGCTCACCGGGGTCATCGACGGCCGCGATATCCGCAGCATTATTCATCTGGGAACGGTGCCGGAACTCATCATCGCTCATGACATCGTCCGCCCCGCGATCACGGTGACGCCGGGGGACTCGCTGCTGGCGGCACTCAACAGCCTCATGCGCTCCAATCTCAGCGAACTCGTCGTCATCCAACCGGACGAAGACGACAAGATCGTGGGCACACTCGGCCAACCCGACATCGTCGCCGCTTACAACCGGCAGCTTCGCACGTGACATTTCTCAACGGGCGGAAGCGCCATCGGCTCCGTTCGGAAACCGCATCTCTCCCTCGTGGCAATCCGTACACACGGGGGGCCGGTCGTAGCGACCATCTTGGTGGCAGGTGCTGCAATCAATCTCGGCGTGATTCTCGTCAAGAACCTGCCCCGTGATGGCATGGTCGAACGCGCCGGCATCCCAGGGCTCGTGACAGGCCGAGCACTCTTTTGAAGGCGCCTCAAACGGAACGTCCGCGTGGCAACTGCGGCACGGCACGCCGGCGTGGTAGGATTTCAACGGCCAACCCGCAACGGTGGCGTGGTCAAACAAGCCGCGCAGAGGAGTACCGTCAGGAATGTGGCATTTCTCGCAGCGCCCGGCCGACCGTCCCGCAAGACTCATGTCGTCGCGATGGCATCGCACACAGGGCGCGTGGTGCTCCACCAGGGTCGAATTCCGGCGCGCCTCGTCACTACGGCTGTGGCAGCGCGCGCAGCTCGACTCCCGATGGCAATCCACGCAGCGAAGACCGAATCGATCCGCATGCTCTCCGTGTCGGAACAGCACGCGTCCCGACGCTTCCCGATTCGCCGACCCTTCATAGAATTCCCCGGCTGGTGAGGGGATGGGTGGATGCATCCGTCCGAGTATCTCTCCGGGGCCGGGTGCCGCCGCCACACGGCTCCCTGCCTTGCGCCGATGGCAGAGTTCGCACGCGCGTTCATCGCTCCATTCCCGATGACAAGCCAGGCATTGTTGGTGATAGGCGCCGCGCAGCCCCGGAAGATCGACGCTCGTACCGGATGCGGCAGGATCATGGCAGGCTCGACATGGGGGAGGTGGCTGACCCGCTGATGAATGGTGGTGGCACGTCGCGCACCCGTCGCCCATCTCCGCCTTTTCCGCATGACCACGGTGGTCGAACGGAACGGGCAGGTAGGTGTTCTCCAGGACTCCCAGAACGATCACGTCACTGACCGCAGCGAGCTCCGCCGTCGGGACGAGATGCCGGGTGCAGGGATTCCGCAGACATGGGGCCGAATGCTTCGGCGTCTCGCAATAGTGGCAATTGCCACAGTTCGTTGCGTGTTCCTCTGGTTCCGCGACGCTTGTCTCGACGGGAACGGCGTCCACCTGCGTCTTGTCCTGCGCCAGTGTGGTCGCCGTAGCCGTCAACAAGATGGCCATCGTCGCCGCGAGGCGCAGACACGACCCGCGTGCTCCACTCTCGGCTGCGCCGAACGGACCATTGCCCCCCAGAGCCTCAGGCGCCATGTCTCACCGCGCCTTTCTCAATCCTCCGTGGCGCATCCACCACGGAGCGCCCGCATTCCGGCACGAAATCGACGATCGCCAGATTCATTGCCAGGAAACGCCAGAGCACGATCAGGCCGGCGAGGACCCCGATCGTAAACCCCCACTCGGCAAGTGATGGAAAATATCGGTATGGCGCCATGAACGGACGGAACCCCAGCCAGTACACGTTGGTTCGATAGAGCACGACTCCGAACATGACCATCAGGCATGCTGCGCCCAATGCACGGGGACTACGCAGCACGCGCGATGACATGAGCATGACGAGAGGAACAACGAGTCCGACGCCGACTTCCAGTCCGAAGGCAGCGGACACCAACGAGAAATGGCGCAACTCGGCGAAGCTCCCACGAACCAGCAGATCGCCGATCTTAAATGCCAGATACACACCCAGGACAACGGGCAGATAGCTTGCGAGACGGCTCAGTTGTCGCATGGGCGGCCGCAGTCCCAGTGAAGTCGAGGACCAGAGACATACGAACATCACCGTGGGAATTGCCGCTACGACGGCTGACATCACGAACAGGAGGGAGAGAATGGGCGTCCACCAGAGCGGATGGAGCTTGGGACCGGCCAGCACCATGACGTGCCCCAGGGAGGATTGGTGCAGGCAGGAGATCGCAATGCCGAGTATCACCACGCCGATCATCACCGGCTCGAGCAGTTGATACAGAGACCCGCAGATAACGCCCAGCCAGGGATGGCGAACATCAAAACGAAAGCGCTCGCAGACCACCGGAACGAACTCGAGATACAGCACCGACAGATAGCACATCACGCACATGCCGACCTCGAACAGCGCCGAATTCCCCTGCCACATGCTCGGAAGAAGCGGATGCCAGATGTTGTAATAACGGCCGAGATCGGCCGCGAGTAGAATGCAGGCGCACGTGTAGCCCAGCAACGCCGTCAGGAGCGCGGGGCGAACGAGGAAGTGATAGTCCTGGCGATTCAGGACGTAGACAAGGCCCGCCGTAACGAACCCCCCGGCCGCCAGCGCGATGAATGAAACGTCCGCGACGATCCAGATACCCCACGGATAGACCTGGTTCATGTTGGTGCTGGCCTGCAGGCCGAACGCAAAACGATAGATCCCGAAGGCCACGCCCAGTCCTGCCATGAGGAGCAGGATCGCCGTTCCCGGGGTAAGAAACTTAACGCGCGAGAATGTCGGCAGCGCACTGTGGCTCATCGTGGGACTCCTCAAGTCTGGACACGTCACCATGCACGACCGCGATACGATCCCTGCCGACCTGGCCGTTGTCGCTCGAGGCGGAGTCGACACCAAACGGGATTTCGCGACGGCGCGTGAGCCATGCGGTCAGCCCCAGGATCGCGCACCACGCCACGGGAGGCATGAAGTGCTTGAACACGCCATGCTGGATCGACTCCGTCAGGCGGGGCCAGGAGCTTGCCGCGACCGGCGGAAACCCGAGCTGCTCGAACGGAACCGGACTCAAGTACAGCCAGGACGTTCCGCCCGCCTCGAACTCTCCGTAGACATGGTCCACGTACACGTCGGGCTGGCGGGCAACACGCTCATGTGCCTTGGCAATCAGTTCCTCGCGCCGGCCGTAAATGAGGCACTCTTTCGGACACGCCTGCACACACGCCGGAATCGTGCCCCCGTTCGCGTGATCCTCATCGAAACAGAATGTGCAACGACGGACGCGCGGGGTGAGCGGCCTGGCGTACTCGTAGGCGGGCATTTCGAATGGACACGCCACCATGCAGTAGCGACAGCCCATGCACTTCTGCGCGTCGTACGTCACGGGCCCGTCAGGCAGTTTCCGCAGAGCACCCACGAGGCACGCGGATACACATGCCGGATCGACACAGTGCATGCAATTTTGCTTTACATACACGGCCGAAGTTCCGTCATCGTGGTTGAAGGTGCGTCTGTTGACGACGGTGAAGGAATCGGGACCGGGACGACGAGCTTGCTCGAACAGGGACTGGTCTTCCAGTTCCTCGGGATCAATCTCGGGAAGGCCGTTGGCTTTTGCGCAGGCCGCCTCGCAGCGCCGACAGCCGCTGCATCGGACCACGTCCACCAGCACTCCCATGGCCTGCGGTGCCGCCTCAATGTGCGAAGATGAATTCGCCCGCGCCGGTGAGGCGGCTACTGCAAGCCCCCCCGATCCAATCGCCACCGCCCTGCGAAGAAACGCTCGCCGATCAGGATCCATGGGAAACACAGCCTTTCTTGCGTCATCGATCTTGCCATGCTCCGGTGAGCGAATTGAACTGCTCGCCGGACTAGAACCCGACGTAGGCGTAGCCCTGTCCCTGAAGATCGATGATTCTCGGGTAGGCCGAGGCAATGGCTTTCACACCCGGTATCAGGTCCGCCTTGCTCAAGCCCAGCTTTTCCAGCGACTTGCCGCACACCTCGATCTGCACGCCCATATCCAGGAGTTCGCGGACTGCCGAACCGTCGGGATTGGCACCGGGAGTCTTGGTCGCCTTGGCGTAACCGGCGTCGCTGAGCAGTCGCCTCACGGAATCGCCGTCGAACACGGCGGTCAGATGCACCTCGGACGGCGGAACGCCGATTGCCTCGTATTCCTTGAGCAACTCGCGAATCCGCAACAGGCCGTTCGGCTGTCCGTCGTTGCCGTCGTTCCCGTCAACCCGGCAGACGGCGCAGATGTCGCGCCTCACGACCAGCGGAGACCCTTCCTCTCCGGGGCTCATCCAACCCCACGATGTGAAGATCTCCTGCCCTTCCGGGGAGGTGAGGAAGTTGATGAACTCCCGCGCCACCGGCTTCTCCGCCCCACGCTGCGTTAACGCAACGCTGCAATGCCGGTAGACTCGGTAGTCCGCGCTCACCGGGATCAGCTTGGCCTCGTCCCGCAGGGGCATGTACCAGATGTTCCAGGTGATCCAAGCGTCGAGATCGCGGTGCTGCCGCCACAGCTTCATGGCGTCATCGCTCGTTTCCGCGGAAACCGAGATATTGGCCCGTAGCTCACGCAGCGCGCGGACATCCGCGAAGCGGCCGGCCATGTCTTCCCACAGAGCGGTCTGGCCCGATCCCTCGACCACCATGATCCTGAGCCCGGGTTGCAGGAGGTCGGGAAAGTCGCGGATGCCCCGCGGATTATCGGGCCGAACAAGAATGACGGACGGACGCATGTACAGCGGTGTTACCGAGGCCGGGTCGATCTTCAGGCTCTCCGTCCGCTCGAAACGGGTCATCATGTACCCGGCACTGGCATAAATCAGGTCAGCATCGTCGCCGGCCTTGGCGATCCAGGAATCCACCGGTCCCGAGTGAACGTCAATGGTAATCTGATGACGCGCCCCGAACGCCGTCGCCGCGTCGTGAATCGCCGGCGAAGGCCCCGAAGGGCCGTAGAGTTTCATCGACTCCGGCGGATCACCGCGCAACGCGGGAGTCAGGGCGAACGTGATGACCGCAAAGGTAAGGCAGTGCGTACGGCAAGCGTAACGAGGGAACATGAGTGTATCTCCCAACATCGGCGGGCAAACCAGGACGCATCACACCGCAGCGGAATCGCTCCGCCCCATCAACGTCCGCCGGATGTGTCGCGCCGAGAGCGCATCCGGCAATTAAGTTACTTACATTTTCTGTGCCGCAGCCGGGCGGCAATGAGGAATTCGTGCGCGACATGGCGCGGTTCAGATATAATTTATTCGCTGAATTATCTGTGTACGGACGCCGGCAGGAGATTTACCGGAAGTCGCGTGAGCGCCGGGGCAGGTCCGCAACCCAATCCTCGATATTCTCGAACCCCGCCACCAGCAGGTGAACCACCGACCCCCGACGCTCGATGCGCCCGCGAGCGATCACCAGCCTGGCGTAGACGGCCGCGTCTCGAAATCGCTCATAGACCTCCGGCCGGACGATCAGGTCCAGGCGGGCGGTTTCGTCCTCGATGGTCATGAACATCACCCCTTTGGCAGTACCCGGCCGCTGGCGAAAGAGCACAACACCCCCCACCGCCGCCCGACGACCGAACGGCGATGCCCGCTCGTCCTTGGCCTCGGCAGCGGTGATCACGCGCAGCCCGCTCAACCGCTCGCGCAAAAATGAAACCGGATGGGCCTTCAGCGAAAGCCCTACGGAGCAGTAATCCCGAGTGACATCGTCGGCCGGTGGGACGGCGGGCAGGCGCACCCCGCCGTCACGCGATTCCGGAATACCATCGAACAACGGCAGCGCTCGACCCTTGAGCGCGCGAACTTCCCACAACGCGTGCTGGCGATCAAGTCCCATCGACCGGAACGCGTCGGCCGTGGCAAGAACGTGGAGCGTGGACGCCGATACCTCACTGGCCCGCCACAGGTCGAAGACGGAAGCGAACGGCCCGAACCGCCTCACCGCCTCCACGATCGCGTCGGCATCGCGCCGCCGCAGTCCGTCCACCATCCGCAGCCCCAGGCGCAACGCCGGCCCGTCTCCCCCCTCCGTGCTTTCTTCTTTCCTTCCCTCCGTCGCTTCGTGCCTCCGTGCCTTCTTGGCTTCTCCTCTCCACCCCTTCGTCGCTCCGTGGCTCCGTGGCTTCGTGGCTTCTTTTTTCCTGTTGCCCGTTGCCCGTTGCCCGTTGCCTCTCTTCCCCCTTCGTGGCTCCGTGGCTTCGTGGCTTCGTGGCTTCGTGGCTTCTTTCTTCCTGTTGCCTGTTGCCTGTTGCCCGTTACCTCTTGTCTGCTCCGTGCCTTCGTGCCTCCGTGCCTCCGTGCCTTCTTCCTCCAACGTACAATCCCATTCACTGTAATTAGCATCCACGCCGCGCACGACGACGCCGTGCTCCTGGGCGTCGCGGACGATCTGCGCGGGCGCATAGAAACCCAGCGGCTGGCTGTTCAGCAGCGCGGCCGCGAACACCTCCGGGTAGTAGCACTTGATCCACGCCGAAGCGTAGACGAGCAACGCGAAGCTCGCGGCGTGCGACTCGGGAAAGCCGTACTGGCTGAAGCCCTTGAACCGCTCGAAGCACCACACGGCAAAATCGCGACTGTAGCCGTTGCGGACCATCCCACTGACGAACCGCCCGGGGAACTCCGCGATGTCCGACTTGCTGGTCCACGCCGTGATCGCCCGGCGGAGCTTTTCCGCCTCCCCGGCGGTAAACCCCGCGGCCTGAATCGCCAGGGCCATCACCTGCTCCTGAAACAGTGGCACCCCCAGCGTCTTGCCCAGCACGCGGCGAATGGTCTCGTCGGGGTAATTCACCGGCTCCTCGCCGTTGCGACGCCGCAGGTAAGGATGGACCATCTCACCCACGATCGGCCCCGGTCGGACAATGGCCACCTCGATCACGAGGTCATAAAAGCAACGTGGCTTGAGTCGCGGAAGCATGGTCATCTGCGCCCGCGACTCGACCTGAAACACGCCGAGGCTGTCGGCCCGGCAGAGCATGTCGTACACGGCCGGGTCTTCGGGGGGAATGGTGGCTAAGGAAAGGCACGAAGGCACGGAGGCACGAAGGCACGAAGGGCCGGAAGGAAGAAGGCACGGAGGCACGGAGGCACGAAGGCACGGAGGGTCAGGATTCTGGCAGAAAGTACTTTCATGCTCATCGGCTATTTCTCGAGACTCCGTATGAGACCCTGAAGCACGCGGTCCGTTTCCTGGAGCAGGGCGTTGATCGCTTCCAACGACCGAAGGAACTCCATTTGTTCGCACAAAATCAACTGGGTTTCGAGCTCCGCAAGAGAACCGCGTGCGACTCGAAGAAATCGGAGATAGTCCGTTCGGCTTTGCCGGGCATAGCCTTCCGCGATGTTGCTCGGAATGGAGACCGCACTGCGCCTCATCTGAATCGTCAGCCCAAACCTTTCGACATCGGGCATTGTCCGAGTGGTCTCGTAAACCATCTTTGCCAACAGCATTGATTTCTGCCAGGCAATCAGATCCCGAAATGTCTTGATTTTCATCGCAAGCCTCTCTTTCCACTTGCCTTGTTATCTTGGCGCCTTTTGCTTCGCGTCTTCTTTCCTTCTTCTGTTCGTGTCTCCATGCCTCGGCACCTTCTTCCTGTTGCACGTTGCCTGTCGCCTGTTGCCCGCTATCTGCTTCGTGCCTTCGTGGCTTCGTGCCTTCGTGCCTATTAAGAAGCTCCAGCCCCTTCCGTATCGCCGTCAGCATGCCCAGCCCGAGCACGTCCACCTTGAGTATGCCCAGCGCGTCGATGTCGTCCTTGTCCCACTCGATGACCGTGCGATCGGGCATGGCCGCGTTCTCGATGGGCACGAGTTCGGAGAGTTTTCCACGGGTGATGACGAACCCCCCCACGTGCTGCGAAAGGTGACGCGGGAAACCCAGCACCTCGCGGACAAGTTGAATGAACAGCTTGATCGTTTCGTTGGCGGGATCGAAGCCGATGGCGGCAAGCTGCGCGGGCACATCGCCCGACTGCGAATCGGCGAAAGGATTCCTCTCCCAGCGATCCACGCGTTTGGCGATGCGGTCCACGGCGTCCAGCGAGAGCCCCAGGGCCTTGCCCACGTCGCGGATGGCGCTTCGCCGGCGATACGTAATCACCTCGGCCGTGAGCCCGGCGCGGTCCCGCCCGTACTTCTCGTAGATGTATTGAATGACCTCCTCGCGGCGTTCGTGCTCGAAGTCGATGTCGATGTCCGGCGGCTCGTTGCGCTCCCGGCTGACGAAACGCTCGAAGAGCAGGTCGATGCGATCCGGATCGACGGAGGTGACGCCCAGGCAATAGCACACGGCGGAGTTGGCCGCCGCGCCCCGTCCCTGGCAGAGAATTCCCCGCGAACGCGCGAAAACCACCAGATCGTGCACGGTCAGAAAGTACGGCGCGTAGTTGAGTTCCTCGATCAGGACAAATTCGTGCTCGATCTGCCCGCGGACTTTATCCGGAACACCACCGGGATAACGCTCCTTCGCGCCCATCCAGGTCAGCGCCTCGAGATGCTGCATCGGCGTCATTCCCGGCGGGCAGGTTTCCTCGGCATACTCGTAGCGAAGTTGGTCCAGGCTGAACGAACCGGCACGCTCCGCGATCGCCGCACTTCGCGACAGCGCGCCCGGACGATCGCGCCAGAGTCGCCGGATTTCGTCGAGAGGTTTGAGATAGCGCTCCCCATTGGGGAACAGTCGAAACCCCGCCTCGTCGATGGTGCAGCCGTGACGCACGCAGGTCAGCACGTCCTGAAGCGGGCGGCGCTCGGCGACGTGGTAGTAAACGTCCTGAACGGCGACCAGCGGGACCCGCAGTTGCTTCGCCACCGTTTCGCAGTGTTTCTCGTGCGCCCGGTCCCGCCCGTCATACAACTGCGCCGCGCCGAGAGAGAGCCGATCGTCATCGAATGCCTCTCGCAATCGATGCCACTCACGCGGCATTTCGTCGCAGTCAGCCGAGGACGGCAACAGCACGCCGAGCAGGCCTTCCTGATGATCCAGCAGATCATCAAGCGTCAGTTGACACTCCGCCTTGGCCGCGCGGCGCTTGCCGACGGTCAGCAGCGTGCAGAGGCGCCCATACGACGCCCGGTCCGTGGGATAGACGAGAAGTGAAAGCCCTTCCGGCTCCGTAAAGATCAGACGACAGCCGACGATGAACGGAATCTGCGATTCTTTCGCGGCAACGTGGGCGCGTACGATCCCCGCCAGCGTGTTGTGATCGGCGACGGCCACGGCGCCATAGCCGAGCTTCGCGGCTTGGTGCACGTACTCGTCGGGATGACTCGCGCCCCGCAGGAACGTGAAATTGCTCGTGACCGCCAGTTCCGCGTAGGACGGATCTCGCGATCGCCGTTTCGTTCCCGCCCGTCGCTGCGTCGTCGAAGGCTGAACATGCGGATGCGCGTGCGCTTTGGCGTCAGGAAGATCGGGCACGATGGAACATCCCGCTTACGCCCACAGCCCATGCACGAACCATCCCTTGGTGACACGGTCCCGATACACCCACAGGAACCGTCCGCAGTCGTCCTGAACCGCGTAGTAATCCCGCCCGCCGTCCGGCGAAGGCGGACCGTCGCGCTTCGACCGCCACCACGGCAGGGCGATCCGCTCCGGCCCGCCGGCGCACCGCACGGCGAACTCCCGCCCGCGCCAGTGCAGCCACGAGGGCGGACCGTCAGGCACCAGGGAGATCACCTGCACCGGCTCGGGAACCGTGAGCAACTGCGAAGGTCGATCGAACACCGCCGCTGCGGCCGCGCGATCGTCATCATCTCCGCGCGATTGCCGCTTCGGCTTCGCCGACCACTTCCCCAGCGGGAACGCCTCTTCAGGAACATGCGTCGCCACGGGCGAAATTCTCAGCACGCCCCGTGAACCGAACCGATCGATGAGCCGATCC
The genomic region above belongs to Phycisphaerae bacterium and contains:
- a CDS encoding cytochrome c3 family protein; the encoded protein is MAPEALGGNGPFGAAESGARGSCLRLAATMAILLTATATTLAQDKTQVDAVPVETSVAEPEEHATNCGNCHYCETPKHSAPCLRNPCTRHLVPTAELAAVSDVIVLGVLENTYLPVPFDHRGHAEKAEMGDGCATCHHHSSAGQPPPPCRACHDPAASGTSVDLPGLRGAYHQQCLACHREWSDERACELCHRRKAGSRVAAAPGPGEILGRMHPPIPSPAGEFYEGSANREASGRVLFRHGEHADRFGLRCVDCHRESSCARCHSRSDEARRNSTLVEHHAPCVRCHRDDMSLAGRSAGRCEKCHIPDGTPLRGLFDHATVAGWPLKSYHAGVPCRSCHADVPFEAPSKECSACHEPWDAGAFDHAITGQVLDENHAEIDCSTCHQDGRYDRPPVCTDCHEGEMRFPNGADGASAR
- the hybB gene encoding Ni/Fe-hydrogenase cytochrome b subunit translates to MSHSALPTFSRVKFLTPGTAILLLMAGLGVAFGIYRFAFGLQASTNMNQVYPWGIWIVADVSFIALAAGGFVTAGLVYVLNRQDYHFLVRPALLTALLGYTCACILLAADLGRYYNIWHPLLPSMWQGNSALFEVGMCVMCYLSVLYLEFVPVVCERFRFDVRHPWLGVICGSLYQLLEPVMIGVVILGIAISCLHQSSLGHVMVLAGPKLHPLWWTPILSLLFVMSAVVAAIPTVMFVCLWSSTSLGLRPPMRQLSRLASYLPVVLGVYLAFKIGDLLVRGSFAELRHFSLVSAAFGLEVGVGLVVPLVMLMSSRVLRSPRALGAACLMVMFGVVLYRTNVYWLGFRPFMAPYRYFPSLAEWGFTIGVLAGLIVLWRFLAMNLAIVDFVPECGRSVVDAPRRIEKGAVRHGA
- a CDS encoding 4Fe-4S dicluster domain-containing protein, whose product is MDPDRRAFLRRAVAIGSGGLAVAASPARANSSSHIEAAPQAMGVLVDVVRCSGCRRCEAACAKANGLPEIDPEELEDQSLFEQARRPGPDSFTVVNRRTFNHDDGTSAVYVKQNCMHCVDPACVSACLVGALRKLPDGPVTYDAQKCMGCRYCMVACPFEMPAYEYARPLTPRVRRCTFCFDEDHANGGTIPACVQACPKECLIYGRREELIAKAHERVARQPDVYVDHVYGEFEAGGTSWLYLSPVPFEQLGFPPVAASSWPRLTESIQHGVFKHFMPPVAWCAILGLTAWLTRRREIPFGVDSASSDNGQVGRDRIAVVHGDVSRLEESHDEPQCAADILAR
- a CDS encoding substrate-binding domain-containing protein, translating into MFPRYACRTHCLTFAVITFALTPALRGDPPESMKLYGPSGPSPAIHDAATAFGARHQITIDVHSGPVDSWIAKAGDDADLIYASAGYMMTRFERTESLKIDPASVTPLYMRPSVILVRPDNPRGIRDFPDLLQPGLRIMVVEGSGQTALWEDMAGRFADVRALRELRANISVSAETSDDAMKLWRQHRDLDAWITWNIWYMPLRDEAKLIPVSADYRVYRHCSVALTQRGAEKPVAREFINFLTSPEGQEIFTSWGWMSPGEEGSPLVVRRDICAVCRVDGNDGNDGQPNGLLRIRELLKEYEAIGVPPSEVHLTAVFDGDSVRRLLSDAGYAKATKTPGANPDGSAVRELLDMGVQIEVCGKSLEKLGLSKADLIPGVKAIASAYPRIIDLQGQGYAYVGF
- a CDS encoding four helix bundle protein, which translates into the protein MKIKTFRDLIAWQKSMLLAKMVYETTRTMPDVERFGLTIQMRRSAVSIPSNIAEGYARQSRTDYLRFLRVARGSLAELETQLILCEQMEFLRSLEAINALLQETDRVLQGLIRSLEK